Genomic DNA from Streptomyces sp. NBC_01571:
TAGTTGCGCTGCGGAAGACGCGGGCCACGGGGTCCGCAGTGCGGAAGTGCTCCGCCGTGGACGGTGCGCAGCGTCGCATCACGGAGGTTGCTGGAGCCGGAGGTTGGAGCCAGGGGTGGGAGATGGCCGGGCACGGGGCGGACAGGCATCCGCACGGCGCTGACCGACTGTGCGACGCCGGGGACCGGGTGTACTCCCGGGCCGTGCGGCGCGGGCGGGTGCCGCGCGGTGACGCCGAGGCGGTGCCCTGCCTGGTCGAGTTGGCGCTGCTGCACCCGGACCCCGACGACATGGGGTGGCTGGTGCCGACCTCGCCGCAGGAGGTCATGACGCGGCTGATCCGGGGTGTGTACGAGGAGGTCAGCGCGAGCCAGGCGCGGGTGGGCGGCGCGGTGGCGGCGTTCGAGTGGTACGCCGGGCTCGGCGGGCGCGTGCAGGCGCAGACCGAGGGGGTGGCGATCCGCGTCCTGGACGGACTGCCCAGGATCCGGGCCGCGATGGACGAGGCGACCGAGGCGTGCACCAGCGAGGTGCTGACGGTGCAGCCGGGCGGCATCCGCCGCGAGGACGAGCTGTCGGAGGGCCTGCACCGGGCGCTGGAGATGCGACGGCGGGGTGTGCGGATGCGGGACCTGTACACGCATGTGGCGCGGCACGGCCAGGGCCTGCACAACTACATGGAGATGATGGGCGGCGCGGCGGAGGCCCGGACGCTCGACGAGGTGGTCGAGCGGCTCATCCTCTTCGACCGCAAGGTGGCGTTCATCCC
This window encodes:
- a CDS encoding helix-turn-helix transcriptional regulator gives rise to the protein MAGHGADRHPHGADRLCDAGDRVYSRAVRRGRVPRGDAEAVPCLVELALLHPDPDDMGWLVPTSPQEVMTRLIRGVYEEVSASQARVGGAVAAFEWYAGLGGRVQAQTEGVAIRVLDGLPRIRAAMDEATEACTSEVLTVQPGGIRREDELSEGLHRALEMRRRGVRMRDLYTHVARHGQGLHNYMEMMGGAAEARTLDEVVERLILFDRKVAFIPANDDRTIALELRHPALVDYLVTVFERLWRLAIPLAAPLPETGIDGITHRERSIAALLAEGHQDAVVAERLGISVRTCRAHIARLSETLGAASRTQLGVRIAQAGLDGPPRSPELLPFSAPGPESPTGR